One Nicotiana tomentosiformis chromosome 1, ASM39032v3, whole genome shotgun sequence genomic window, gatttgaaggttaagagcaactcttggcacgttcgaggacgaacgtatgtttaagtgagggagattataacgacccgaccagtcgttttgagcatttacgttcctttcaactatttgaagacTTGACTAACTTattacgaggtattatgacttgagtgaattatcggttttggttttaaggtatttcggagttagcttgaaagaatgaattttcatgttggaagcttaagttgaaatagttgaccggatattgacttatgtataaacgatctcggaatttaattttgatgattccaatagctccgtatggtaattttggacttaggagcgtgtctggaaaattatttggaggcaagtagtggaattaggcttgaaatgccaaaagttaaattttggaaagtttgaccgggggtttgacattttgatatcgaggtcggaatccgattctggaaattggaatagcttcgttatgtcatttatgacttgtgcgcaaaatttgaggtaaatcgaacgtgatttgttaggttccggagtcgtttgtaaaaattagaaatttcaaagtttattaggcttgaattagggtgtgattcatgattttagcattgtttgaggtgatttgagggttcgactaagtccgtatgatgttttcgtacttgttgatatatttgattgaggtctcgaggggctcgggtgagttttggatggttaacggatcatttttggccttggtgagattgctgatatctgtttcTGCATTTTTTCTGGTTTTCTCttttgcgttcgcgagtgggcccccgcgttcgcgatgggtgttttctgagtgtgaggttttgttcttcgcgtccgcgaagggAAGGATGcaaacgcgaaggtatggtctgtacgtgcatcgcgaacgcgtgggaggtgtcgcgttcgcgaagagtgttttatgagtgtgaggttttgttcttcgcgtccgcgaaggagaggacacgaacgcgaaggtatgtccgtgcggattcttatattattattgcacgtgagttggccgtgcagcacgtgagttggccgtgcggatccttatattattattgcacgtgagttggccgtgcagaacgtgagttggccgtgcatatccttatattattattgcacgtgagttggccgtgcagcacgtgagttggccgtgcggatccagatatttatattatggcacgtgagttgtccgtgcagcatgtgagttatccgtgcagcatgtgagttgtccgttcttatagcgcttgggctgtaggagcccctcatgagtctgtacacacccctagtgagcgcagtcgactataaacagggatcgagctatacgccgcagcaggtattgtatagcattgagtgattgagtgtgctgagcacagtgagagagaatgcaagacaatgagattgagtactctgagagagtgtgagtacatgagtgcaatctctgagatacattgcagtgacatgcacacatgacatatatgcatagagatgtgttttcctcatgctgtacggtatcacattattcatgatttctcacacatgttgacagatgggcatagtgatgtatttgttttacactggttatctgggaaagaaaatgagatattttatttattattgaaagaattttggaaaaattaatgttctcaaattattcatatttttggcaacttcggcaaacaatttgggttttcattgatgtatttgaaaggaagaactattatttttgaaatcatgatttggttgagcattttatctctgagttacttctggtattatttactttatgtcgttattaactgttgtggattagtggttttggacccgaccttggtagaagctcgtcactgctttcaacctacggctaggtttgttacttactcagtacatggggtcagttgtactaatactacacttctgcacattgcgtgcagatattgactgttgttgttgttgttgtgctcgatagttgcgggatttgaagatgtacctgtgtttctgttgtagctgcctcttgttcatggtagccttagatttataaaagctctgtttatgtactattcaaacagactatgtatttatttcatttccgctttgtatactctattcttagaagctcatgatttgtactaccgattcttgggggatgtataagatttagacctttattcacttaaattattttaataatggCTATTgtaattggataattgaaagttggcttacctaacgggttgggttaggtgccatcacgattagttggattttgggtcgtgacagggttgcacgccgcaacagacttgtttaaaagtttatattggaggatcgggttgcacgccgcaacagacttattaaaaagtccatatttggAGGATCGGggtgcatgccgcaacagacttgtttaaaagtttatattggaggatcgggttgcacgccgcaacagacttattaaaaagtccatattggacgatctggttgcacgccgcaacagatttattaaaagtctatatattggaggagcgggttgcacgccgcaacagaattgaatattaatatattgtgggagcgggttgcacgctacaacggaaattgattaaaataatagttggttatgattgctgagttggcttcaactattacaATGAGTTACTtgctttatttctattattgtggctattactattattgtgtacaggttaatgtaagtgacccgccttagcctcgtcactctttcgtcgaggttaggctcggcacttaccagtacatgggatcggttgtactgatactacactctgcacttcttgtgcagatttcggagttggtctcggtatcataccatagacttgctcggatttcagctattcagaggagacttgaggtataactgcacaacgtacGCAGTTtcgaagtccccgtctatcttattTTAGCTGTATGTTTGCTTTCAgaaagctttattttattcagacctgtatttgtattattctaaaaacttgtgtacttgtgacaccaaattatgggatggtatttagacatcgctattttatggattaatcactacaTTTTAAATTTTACTTCCGCAttggtttctttgttattaattaatttaaaatttattttaaaatggctaatattattctaacgttggcttgcctagcaagtgaattgttaggcgccatcacagtctcgaaagtgggaatttcgggtcgtggcaTCAACTGACCGCCCTTCGCTGAAAAATTATACTAtgtataaagtaaaatattacttgttattgattaaaaatagactttaAACATCTTTGCATATGGTCCATTGACAAAGagtgttcaaaatttgaacacCATTATTGAATTTTCTGGTTTCGCCACTGCATATGATACCCCTCACTTAATTTTTttacttattatacttatatatttcAAGCCAAAAATAAGAAAAGGCATGATAAATACAAGGATTGAATCCCCTTAAAGTTTGATATGACCTATTTTTATAAAAGTTGAATCTCCTTAATAAAATTTCTGACTCTGCAAATGATTTCGAGAGCCCTTCGGAAAAACGACAAGCCCATGTGTTTAGAATCAATCCAACCCATTTTGACACCTCTAAAACACAATTCTAGTAGGTTTTAGTATCTTTGGAAAACCCTAATATACAAATCATTCCCCCATCCCCACggccccctcccctcccccgccCCTCCCCTCTATCTCTACTTTTTAGTGCACAATcttagatctaaggctaccacaaaTCTAAGTGTTACAACAAAAGGCTTTGTAGAAAATAAAAAAGAGGGTTAGAAACCAAAGGGACAAGAAAAGAAAACAAGTCAaaagaagagagaaagaagaggTCACCCCTCTCAACTTCCAATTAGACATTTTACTGGTACGTCTCTCTGTATTTCCCAGCCCCCCAATACCCCCAAATATTATTATCCAATACAATTTTTGTACAGAAGGGTCTCTACTCTTCCTATTCAAGAATTAGAAAAACACTCCACCCCACGTTGACTACCCCTCCCCCACCCCCAATCCCGCTCTCCTCCTGAAATTTTTTCTTGGGGTCCCAAATTTTGTCTACCCTTTTTTTGGGTCATAAATATCTTCCCGCCTAAAGCAAAAACCAATCGACACCCATGTACACCACTTGCTTCCATTTCGTTCAATGGTAACAACTTTTAAACCTCATTTACTTGTAtgatttttgtgtttttttctgTGTGTGTTCGTGTGTGAAAAAGTGATATTTTTATAGGTTTTGGATTTTACAAAATGGCAGGGTGGTCGAAGAGAGTTGATGGTTCAGGTCTAGAAAGTATCAGGATACCTGAAATTGTTACAATACTCGATAAGCAGCTTCTTGTTAGTACTGAAGATTTTAAGACTAAACTGTTAAAAGAGGTTAATGGGTGTTTGTGTTTTAGGCCAATTCCTCCAATGCTTGGTGATGGGAAGACAGTTGATTTGTTCAAGCTGTACTTAGTTGTGAGGGAGAAAGGTGGGTACCATAGGGTTTGTAGTAGTGGGTCTTGGGGTGTTGTTGCTAAAGAGTGTGGTTTTGATTCGAGTTCTGGTTTGGCTTTGAAGTTGGTGTATGTTAAGTATTTAGATGCATTGGACAGAGCAATGCTGAGTCTTGAGCAACCTGATAATAATGAAAAGAGTGAGGTTAGGAAGAGTGGTGCCTCGGGTTTTAGTGGCGCTCGGATGGACCTTGAGCTGGATTTGAAGGAGGTTTTGATGAAAATTTCTGATGAAAAGAAGAAAGGTGAGGTATATGCAAATATTGACTTGAGCAATGGTGTTGAGGTCCAGGATTTTGTTGGTTTGATTAGATGTTCAGAGAATTTTGTTGGAAAGCAAAGTTTGGACCACAATGATTGTAATGTAAAGGGAATGGATGAAAGAATGAGTGTTGTTTATGATGAAGAAGATTCCAAGTTTGTGAAAAGAAATGGAGACGTTCAACGTGATACAGATGACATCGGGCTAACAAAGTCTAGTGAGGATGAGGATGATGGCATTACTAGGAAGAGGAAGTATAGTGATGAAAAGATGAGCGTCGGTTATGATGAAGAACAATTGAAGTCTGTGAACGGAAACAGAGACTTTCAGTGTGGCGGAGATGACATCGGGCTGACAAAATCTAGTGGGGATGAAGAAGATGACATTACTAGGAAGAGGAAGCGAGAGTCTTACTTGGATATGCTTAAGTGGGTTACTGAACTTGCAAAGGATCCTTGTGATCCTGCCATTGGTCATCTGCCGGAAAGATCTAAGTGGAAGTCTTATGGGAATGACGTTGTTTGGAAGAAGGTTCTTTTGTTAAGAGAGGAAATGCTTTTGGAAAGAAATGTGGACTCAAGTACTCAGTACTCTATATGGCAGGTACTTCATTTCTCCTGTGTATTGCAACTCCATTTTTTTTGGTGATTTACTAGATAAAGTAATTCAGTTGTGTAGCTGCGGTGGAATATCCTGCATTTTTATTAGTTGATGGCTTAATGCTGTAGTCGATAGGGCcatcatataacttcttttcatCCATATCTGTTGCATTTTGCTCAGTATATCTGCTAGATTATCAGAAGACGTTTTCAAATGCTTTCTTTTGGGGTATGCAATGGTTCAAGAACAATGTTAGGTCTGAGTAAGGATTTCTAGATTTTCAGGGAAGATGGAATATAGAAGGGTGGAGGATAGCAATAAACCCATGACTCTTAAATTCATCTTTAGCTGGTGATGCAAGGTCTACTTTTACTTGTTGCAGACAAATTTAAGTTTACATGTGCAATGCATTATTTTATCAGATATAATTTTAGAGGTCTAATAATAGCTTGGAGAGAGAAGGAACTATTTACACAAATTAAGGTTCATATGAactcctttttattttttaataaatattccCCTTTACTGACTTTCATAGTCAATTTGGCCTTTCAAAAATGCTGTTATGAGAAATTGTGATTTTATATGATTAAATGGCAAAATAGCAAAGTATGATTTACTATTCAGTCTTTACCAATTCAGTTGTACATGTAAGATGATTTGTAAACTGTTCAGTATTTGTCGAGAAACATGCGTAATATTTTTACTTTTGTGTCACAGAATAGTAGAATAGATGATAAAGTTTTGTTAAGAAGAGAAAAGTGGGATGGCGAACTTTTTGTGTTATTTAAAATGTAGTTATACTTCTCATTGTAAATGGACAACATTGTGGTACAGCTCAGAAAGGAAAGTACGACAAATATTTCAGTACAGGAGTATATTATAGATTAATAGATGATTTTATAATTTCCAAATGTGCTTGTATTTATGTTAAAGTCTGTTCAACTACTAACAGGGAAAATTAGTAAATGTTTTAGGACGAGGATTGTGTATTTCTATGGTGGGAAAGACTACTTGAAGCATTTGAAAAACTCAAGTTTAGTTTGTATCCAATTTGTCATGTTGAGATTATGAGGAATTTGGGAAGTCTTTGAAATTGGTTTTATAAGTTTATTTGTTCGTATGTCCCATTCACCTTTCCTTTTTCTGGGGGATTTGGGAAGAGGGAAATGGATGTTGATAATTCTTGATCTTCTGTTTTCTTCAGTAATGACATTGACCCTCTTAGAAGAATGCTAGAAAATATCCATTTTTAATAGTAGGAGTTAATATGTCAATGAGTGTGTTTGGAAACTTGTCGATATGCTCAATATTCTAATATGGACCCTTGCTTCTAAATATATGGACGGTAGATCATTGAGAACCAACGAAATACCCAGCCTAAAATCTATACTTAAGTCCCTAGTCCACATTATAGGTTTTGCTTCTATTTGCTGCTTTAAGTGTAGGATTTAGTAAGATCAAGGAGAGATTTCTAGCAATATTCAACTTGAACAGATTCAAGAAATTTTAAATTCTCGGATGCTGAGTCGAAAAGTTATAATAATTCTGGTGGCTGCAAAGCGGCACTTTAGTAGAAGTACCTTAACTCTTGTAAAGGAGATGCAGTTAATAAAATACCACTTGTACGTATGTTCCTGTCACATTCAATCTCAAACCCATCTAATCACCAAAAAAACTCTCTCCGTATAAGAAAACATTCTCATACCATTTTCAGAGATCCATGGCTTCTGAAAATATTTGACTAGGTAGAAGATCATGCCATCATGGAGTTTGTGCAGGCATTTCTTTTTGGTAATTATACTCAAACTAGAGCTTTGGTGCAAAGTTGGATAGATTGGTATCATAACATCATTAAAATTGAGTTTACTAAATATGAAACTTTTAAAATTTGGAAATGGTATATTGAATACTTTATGATGTGTccagtgttgtgaagagcgtgaagcgagaAAAAGCGACAAACCCCATTttgcttaaagcgagaagcgaagcgctcgcttttttgaagtgaagcgaaatttaaaataaataaataaataaagattgcATAGACAACATATGTAATTGTAAGCAAATGTTCAATACTTCAATGTAAAAACTAAATAGTAGCATcaattaaagcacaaaatgagcatccTATTCTTTTACAAGATTGTCAAATTCTTGTATTCcactatcattattatattgctcGTCATCTTCTTCAGCTTCTTCTTCATCAACTAGGGACAAAGTAGCTGCCTCTTTTTCCTTCCTCTGTGAACTTGAAGTTGAGGTACTCCCCCTCAAACCATAAATCCTCTCCCCAATTCCACGCGCCTCCGCAACATCACCCCAAGTGAAATCAGAAGTTTCCTCAAATACTTCTTCATCTGCATGATCTTCCGGGACTCCAGTTAGCCATTCATTAGCATCATCGATGTTGTCCAAACTAATTGGATCAATTACATTGCGAGCGTTGTAACGACGCCTCAATGTTCTATTGTACTTAATGAATACTAGATCATTGAGACGCTTCAAGGTTAGTTTGTTCCTTTTTTTGGTATGAATCTGCAAATAATAAGTAATTAGTAAGATTAGGACAATtgagatataatttaattatctcaATATACTAAATCTTTCTTCTTAGTTCTTACATGTTCAAACACGCTCCAATTCCTTTCACACCCGGATGAGCTACATGTTAGACTTAGAATCTTGATGGAAAACTTTTGTAAATCCGGAGTGGAATGACCATATTGCTTCCACCATTCAACTGTAAAAGTAgaacaaattttcaaaacataatattGATAAAGAAATAACTTATTAACTATAAAACAACATATAAGCACTCGCTCACCTGGTGACTTCGTCTTTCTTTGTCTAATCGCCATGTTTTTTCCAAAAAGTTGCTCAGCATTCCTATAAATACTAAATTGCTCTGTTAT contains:
- the LOC104111213 gene encoding AT-rich interactive domain-containing protein 1-like isoform X2, producing the protein MAGWSKRVDGSGLESIRIPEIVTILDKQLLVSTEDFKTKLLKEVNGCLCFRPIPPMLGDGKTVDLFKLYLVVREKGGYHRVCSSGSWGVVAKECGFDSSSGLALKLVYVKYLDALDRAMLSLEQPDNNEKSEVRKSGASGFSGARMDLELDLKEVLMKISDEKKKGEVYANIDLSNGVEVQDFVGLIRCSENFVGKQSLDHNDCNVKGMDERMSVVYDEEDSKFVKRNGDVQRDTDDIGLTKSSEDEDDGITRKRKYSDEKMSVGYDEEQLKSVNGNRDFQCGGDDIGLTKSSGDEEDDITRKRKRESYLDMLKWVTELAKDPCDPAIGHLPERSKWKSYGNDVVWKKVLLLREEMLLERNVDSSTQYSIWQKMHPSMYDDNSGSERLRCSQRVLSAKDSSKKTRVLSTTSLSGSHINETLMDGPTDSSAESGVWWNRRRKKLVSIGSEFQADIPEWKNDVYESDSKWLGTRIWPLDKNEQNRMLLIERDPAGKGRQDTCGCEYPGSFDCIRFHLFEKTRKVKFELGSAFYHWKFDCIGEKVALSWTEEDQQKFHDIVKSSPLSEDESFSFWPELFKVFPHKSRESLVSYYFNVFLVRRRGQQNRMNASDIDSDDDESGCGPRSICFGRDKFSILCSPKKAHLDPN
- the LOC104111213 gene encoding AT-rich interactive domain-containing protein 1-like isoform X3, with amino-acid sequence MYTTCFHFVQWPIPPMLGDGKTVDLFKLYLVVREKGGYHRVCSSGSWGVVAKECGFDSSSGLALKLVYVKYLDALDRAMLSLEQPDNNEKSEVRKSGASGFSGARMDLELDLKEVLMKISDEKKKGEVYANIDLSNGVEVQDFVGLIRCSENFVGKQSLDHNDCNVKGMDERMSVVYDEEDSKFVKRNGDVQRDTDDIGLTKSSEDEDDGITRKRKYSDEKMSVGYDEEQLKSVNGNRDFQCGGDDIGLTKSSGDEEDDITRKRKRESYLDMLKWVTELAKDPCDPAIGHLPERSKWKSYGNDVVWKKVLLLREEMLLERNVDSSTQYSIWQHKQKMHPSMYDDNSGSERLRCSQRVLSAKDSSKKTRVLSTTSLSGSHINETLMDGPTDSSAESGVWWNRRRKKLVSIGSEFQADIPEWKNDVYESDSKWLGTRIWPLDKNEQNRMLLIERDPAGKGRQDTCGCEYPGSFDCIRFHLFEKTRKVKFELGSAFYHWKFDCIGEKVALSWTEEDQQKFHDIVKSSPLSEDESFSFWPELFKVFPHKSRESLVSYYFNVFLVRRRGQQNRMNASDIDSDDDESGCGPRSICFGRDKFSILCSPKKAHLDPN
- the LOC104111213 gene encoding AT-rich interactive domain-containing protein 1-like isoform X1, which codes for MAGWSKRVDGSGLESIRIPEIVTILDKQLLVSTEDFKTKLLKEVNGCLCFRPIPPMLGDGKTVDLFKLYLVVREKGGYHRVCSSGSWGVVAKECGFDSSSGLALKLVYVKYLDALDRAMLSLEQPDNNEKSEVRKSGASGFSGARMDLELDLKEVLMKISDEKKKGEVYANIDLSNGVEVQDFVGLIRCSENFVGKQSLDHNDCNVKGMDERMSVVYDEEDSKFVKRNGDVQRDTDDIGLTKSSEDEDDGITRKRKYSDEKMSVGYDEEQLKSVNGNRDFQCGGDDIGLTKSSGDEEDDITRKRKRESYLDMLKWVTELAKDPCDPAIGHLPERSKWKSYGNDVVWKKVLLLREEMLLERNVDSSTQYSIWQHKQKMHPSMYDDNSGSERLRCSQRVLSAKDSSKKTRVLSTTSLSGSHINETLMDGPTDSSAESGVWWNRRRKKLVSIGSEFQADIPEWKNDVYESDSKWLGTRIWPLDKNEQNRMLLIERDPAGKGRQDTCGCEYPGSFDCIRFHLFEKTRKVKFELGSAFYHWKFDCIGEKVALSWTEEDQQKFHDIVKSSPLSEDESFSFWPELFKVFPHKSRESLVSYYFNVFLVRRRGQQNRMNASDIDSDDDESGCGPRSICFGRDKFSILCSPKKAHLDPN
- the LOC104111213 gene encoding AT-rich interactive domain-containing protein 1-like isoform X4 — its product is MLGDGKTVDLFKLYLVVREKGGYHRVCSSGSWGVVAKECGFDSSSGLALKLVYVKYLDALDRAMLSLEQPDNNEKSEVRKSGASGFSGARMDLELDLKEVLMKISDEKKKGEVYANIDLSNGVEVQDFVGLIRCSENFVGKQSLDHNDCNVKGMDERMSVVYDEEDSKFVKRNGDVQRDTDDIGLTKSSEDEDDGITRKRKYSDEKMSVGYDEEQLKSVNGNRDFQCGGDDIGLTKSSGDEEDDITRKRKRESYLDMLKWVTELAKDPCDPAIGHLPERSKWKSYGNDVVWKKVLLLREEMLLERNVDSSTQYSIWQHKQKMHPSMYDDNSGSERLRCSQRVLSAKDSSKKTRVLSTTSLSGSHINETLMDGPTDSSAESGVWWNRRRKKLVSIGSEFQADIPEWKNDVYESDSKWLGTRIWPLDKNEQNRMLLIERDPAGKGRQDTCGCEYPGSFDCIRFHLFEKTRKVKFELGSAFYHWKFDCIGEKVALSWTEEDQQKFHDIVKSSPLSEDESFSFWPELFKVFPHKSRESLVSYYFNVFLVRRRGQQNRMNASDIDSDDDESGCGPRSICFGRDKFSILCSPKKAHLDPN